The Flavobacterium piscisymbiosum genome includes a region encoding these proteins:
- a CDS encoding hybrid sensor histidine kinase/response regulator transcription factor, translating to MKSIKKYILSCILLYSISFSSLAQNSDLYFDHINYDVSFSQSMISSIHQTKKGFVWIGTANGLISYDGYNFLRYIYNKDILNTISNSHINVILEDNEKQLWIGTNNGLNLFNKKENSFLRVDVLKVKGGRNYISSIIQDDHNRIWIGTFGGIKRLNKEKYLLEEISNDHNSPFRKSRVLSLFYDAQYGVLVGTAKGLECFDPKNGSKKNLPQALSENGTLLKSKIWKIIKEKNGDLWFATETNGAFHYSKTKNSVTNYVVDFNNKRSLSSNWINDITIVDDNTIWFATKNGLCVFKKDKKEFTNYKHNPLTSYSLSDDDVKCFLKDRHDDIWIGTNGGGVNFFQKSNTNFTNIREVIKPGFGLNNAYVNAVAKENDGALWVGTNGGGLNHLDFKNNRNDSFLIDHYDFEKTVNMVTALVNQNDQNLYCGTFNGLFKFNKNSKTFSNIPLSQKDSKERERPITSLLMDNGDLWVGTNGNGLKKVTPEGSVESYMADGSGNSLSDNFITDIANRQNGLWIATQYGLNYFDKRLKKVTKVFKTGGKSGLPNNSLTVMFTDSKNRFWIGAESGGINLFDEKSERFFEINKAKGFTDETIKSISEDAEGTIWVSDNNLLYQIKTNKIKTVPAIADFEITYYSSKDGLKVKQFSNNSSTKLQNNKLVFGSSNGLIIFNPSKLIKTEDKAEIVLTKLIVNNEEIRPGNKEIPLENDISETSEITLGYDQGYIGLEFSAMNFVNPEKNVYAYKLESSFNKDDWHTIGSQHYINLTNLNSGTYLLKIRTSDAGGKWNPSVKTLKIIMLPPWWKTWWAYIFYFGLLVAGGVLLFRFFRNRELLKQAFYLEQVEKERQEELYKMKLDFFTNVSHEIRTPLTLISGPVEELLSSAEKDSNLEHKLKVIKNNSDRLLKLVNELMDFRKAEKGSMKIYCEQQDIVSFCFDIYESFRGFAVEKKIDYKFVLNINTVMLYFDKNQMEKVIYNLLANAFKFTSKNGRITIAVEQKADDPDSIDIKVKDNGIGIPENRKKKIFKNFFQLDDRGSANLGSGIGLALSKSIVELHHGEIKVQTEADANFTTIFTITLKKGKDHFKKSQIVENAIKIEENANPISDVKTEIETYEAEYIEEPENSNKKTVLVIEDNEEVLSFVYDILYSDYKVLKFTNGIKALEYMEKEIPDLIVTDVMMPEMDGFELCKILKTSINTNHIPVILLTAKSSTLNRIEGLSTGADAYISKPFSIEELKLTIANLLSAKEIMRQKYGDGFITDAEDENANTPEGLFVKKLTLIIEANIDNTDFDVNDLVREIGMSRTVLYKKVQTLTNQSVAGFIKNMRLKKAASLLINTSYSVSEVTNMVGFNDRKHFSKEFKRFYNLSPTEYKNSHLNS from the coding sequence ATGAAAAGCATTAAAAAGTATATTTTAAGTTGTATTTTATTGTACTCAATTTCGTTTAGTTCTCTTGCCCAGAATTCGGATTTATATTTTGATCATATTAATTATGATGTGAGTTTTTCGCAAAGTATGATCTCGAGCATTCATCAAACCAAAAAAGGATTTGTATGGATAGGAACTGCAAACGGATTAATTAGTTATGACGGCTATAATTTTCTGAGATATATTTACAACAAAGACATCTTAAATACGATAAGCAACAGTCATATCAACGTTATTTTAGAAGATAATGAAAAACAACTTTGGATAGGAACCAACAATGGCCTGAACCTCTTTAATAAAAAAGAAAATAGTTTTTTAAGGGTCGATGTTCTAAAAGTAAAAGGAGGCAGAAACTATATTTCGTCGATTATTCAGGACGATCATAACAGAATCTGGATTGGAACTTTTGGAGGAATCAAACGCCTTAATAAGGAAAAATATTTATTAGAAGAAATCTCAAACGATCACAATTCACCCTTTAGAAAAAGCAGGGTTCTGTCTTTGTTCTATGATGCTCAATATGGTGTATTAGTGGGTACGGCAAAAGGACTGGAATGTTTTGATCCTAAAAACGGATCGAAGAAAAATCTGCCTCAGGCTTTAAGCGAGAACGGTACTTTGCTTAAATCTAAAATCTGGAAAATCATTAAGGAAAAAAATGGCGATTTGTGGTTTGCAACCGAAACAAATGGTGCATTTCATTATTCTAAAACTAAGAATTCAGTAACCAATTATGTAGTCGATTTTAATAATAAACGAAGCTTGTCTTCCAATTGGATTAATGATATAACAATTGTAGATGACAACACTATTTGGTTTGCCACCAAAAATGGTTTGTGCGTTTTTAAAAAGGATAAAAAGGAATTTACCAATTACAAACACAATCCCTTAACGAGTTACAGCCTTTCTGACGATGATGTAAAGTGTTTTTTGAAAGACCGTCATGACGATATCTGGATTGGTACAAACGGCGGCGGAGTTAACTTTTTTCAAAAAAGCAACACCAATTTTACGAATATCCGCGAGGTTATCAAACCTGGTTTCGGACTCAATAATGCCTATGTAAATGCTGTTGCAAAAGAAAACGATGGTGCTTTATGGGTGGGAACAAACGGCGGCGGACTGAATCATTTAGACTTTAAAAACAATAGAAATGATTCGTTTTTAATAGACCATTATGATTTTGAAAAGACAGTGAATATGGTCACTGCTTTGGTAAACCAGAACGATCAGAATTTGTATTGCGGAACTTTTAACGGATTGTTTAAATTTAATAAAAACAGTAAAACCTTCAGTAATATTCCGCTTTCTCAAAAAGATTCAAAAGAGAGAGAAAGACCCATAACCTCCTTATTAATGGATAACGGAGATCTTTGGGTAGGCACCAACGGAAACGGACTCAAAAAAGTAACACCAGAAGGTTCTGTAGAAAGTTACATGGCCGATGGCAGCGGAAATTCCCTCAGCGATAACTTCATTACCGATATCGCAAACCGACAAAATGGTTTGTGGATTGCCACTCAATATGGTTTGAATTATTTTGATAAACGATTAAAAAAAGTCACCAAAGTTTTTAAAACAGGAGGAAAGAGCGGTTTGCCTAACAATAGTCTTACGGTGATGTTTACCGATTCGAAAAACAGGTTTTGGATTGGTGCTGAAAGTGGCGGAATTAATTTATTTGATGAAAAATCGGAACGTTTTTTTGAAATTAATAAAGCAAAAGGTTTTACAGATGAAACCATAAAAAGTATCTCAGAAGATGCGGAAGGTACTATTTGGGTCAGTGACAATAATTTATTGTATCAGATAAAAACAAATAAAATTAAAACGGTACCTGCAATTGCTGATTTTGAGATTACCTATTATTCTTCAAAAGATGGTTTGAAAGTGAAACAATTTTCAAACAACAGCAGCACAAAACTCCAGAATAATAAACTGGTATTTGGATCATCAAACGGACTAATCATTTTTAATCCTTCAAAATTAATAAAGACCGAAGATAAGGCAGAAATCGTTTTGACGAAACTTATCGTGAATAATGAAGAAATTAGACCTGGCAATAAAGAAATTCCGTTAGAAAATGATATCAGCGAAACTTCAGAAATTACGCTGGGTTACGATCAGGGATATATTGGACTTGAATTTAGTGCCATGAATTTCGTAAATCCTGAAAAGAATGTATATGCTTATAAATTAGAAAGCTCTTTTAATAAAGACGATTGGCATACCATAGGTTCACAGCATTATATTAACCTGACAAATTTAAATTCAGGAACTTATCTCCTTAAAATAAGAACTTCTGATGCCGGCGGAAAATGGAATCCATCTGTAAAAACCTTAAAAATTATCATGCTGCCGCCATGGTGGAAAACCTGGTGGGCGTATATCTTTTATTTTGGATTGTTAGTGGCGGGAGGCGTTTTATTGTTCCGTTTTTTTAGAAATAGAGAATTATTAAAACAAGCCTTTTATCTGGAACAGGTCGAGAAAGAAAGGCAAGAGGAATTGTACAAAATGAAACTGGATTTCTTTACGAATGTTTCGCACGAAATCAGAACGCCGCTAACGTTGATAAGCGGCCCTGTTGAAGAACTTTTAAGCAGTGCCGAAAAGGATTCAAACCTCGAACATAAATTAAAAGTCATCAAAAATAATTCAGACCGATTATTAAAACTGGTCAATGAATTAATGGATTTCAGGAAAGCAGAAAAAGGCAGTATGAAAATCTATTGCGAACAGCAGGATATTGTTTCTTTCTGTTTTGATATTTATGAATCTTTTCGCGGATTTGCAGTAGAGAAAAAGATTGATTACAAATTTGTGCTCAATATCAATACTGTAATGCTCTATTTTGATAAAAATCAGATGGAAAAGGTAATTTATAACCTGCTTGCAAATGCATTTAAATTCACAAGCAAAAACGGCCGTATCACCATAGCTGTAGAGCAAAAGGCAGATGATCCGGATTCGATAGACATTAAAGTAAAAGACAATGGTATTGGAATTCCTGAAAACAGGAAAAAGAAAATCTTCAAAAACTTTTTCCAGCTGGATGATCGCGGAAGCGCCAATTTAGGAAGCGGGATAGGTCTTGCTTTAAGCAAAAGTATTGTAGAACTGCATCACGGAGAAATTAAAGTGCAAACCGAAGCTGATGCTAATTTTACCACGATTTTTACCATTACATTAAAGAAAGGAAAAGACCATTTTAAGAAGTCGCAGATTGTTGAAAATGCCATTAAGATAGAAGAAAATGCAAACCCAATTTCGGATGTGAAAACTGAGATTGAAACCTATGAGGCGGAATATATTGAAGAACCGGAAAACAGCAACAAAAAGACTGTTTTGGTTATTGAAGACAACGAAGAAGTGCTCTCTTTTGTATATGATATTTTATACAGCGATTACAAAGTCCTGAAATTTACAAACGGAATAAAAGCACTGGAATACATGGAAAAAGAAATTCCGGACCTTATCGTAACCGATGTCATGATGCCGGAAATGGACGGTTTTGAATTGTGTAAAATTCTAAAAACAAGTATCAATACCAATCATATTCCGGTTATTCTGCTAACGGCGAAATCATCTACTTTAAACAGAATCGAAGGACTTTCAACAGGAGCAGATGCTTATATTTCGAAACCTTTTAGTATTGAAGAATTGAAACTGACAATAGCCAATTTATTATCGGCCAAAGAAATAATGCGTCAGAAATACGGAGACGGGTTTATTACAGATGCTGAGGATGAAAATGCAAACACACCCGAAGGTTTATTCGTAAAAAAACTAACACTGATCATCGAAGCCAACATCGATAATACTGATTTTGATGTCAACGATCTGGTTCGCGAAATAGGAATGAGCAGAACCGTGCTTTATAAAAAAGTACAAACTCTTACCAATCAATCCGTAGCCGGTTTTATAAAAAATATGCGACTAAAGAAAGCTGCCAGTTTATTAATAAACACCAGTTATTCAGTATCAGAAGTTACCAACATGGTGGGTTTTAATGATCGAAAACATTTCAGTAAAGAATTTAAAAGGTTTTATAATTTATCACCTACTGAATACAAAAACTCTCATTTGAATAGTTAG
- a CDS encoding S24 family peptidase has protein sequence MGSTERMREYLDYKGITKYKFCNDLGFSNKFLDNSSNMGTDKACKILHHYPEINSEWLLTGNGSMIKEDNANIVIMNNDRKTIDSLHMSQEIPLYDLEAVAGLRELFNSGKPQRVLDTIKIPNLPKCDGAISVTGDSMYPLLKSGDIVLYKETEFENIFFGEMYLLSVKLNDWEEYITVKYVQKSDQGSDFVKLVSQNSHHQPKDIHISKISALALIKASIRINTMM, from the coding sequence ATGGGGTCAACGGAAAGAATGAGAGAATACCTTGATTATAAAGGGATTACTAAATATAAGTTCTGTAATGATTTAGGCTTTTCTAATAAGTTTTTAGATAACAGCAGTAATATGGGAACAGATAAAGCGTGTAAAATTTTACATCACTATCCGGAGATTAATTCCGAGTGGCTTCTTACCGGAAACGGATCTATGATAAAAGAGGATAATGCTAATATTGTAATTATGAATAATGACCGAAAAACAATCGATTCACTACATATGAGTCAGGAAATACCTTTATATGATTTAGAAGCTGTAGCGGGTCTACGAGAATTATTTAATAGTGGAAAACCGCAAAGAGTTCTGGATACGATAAAAATTCCTAATCTGCCAAAATGTGACGGAGCCATTTCTGTAACTGGAGACAGTATGTATCCACTTTTAAAATCAGGAGATATTGTTCTGTATAAAGAAACCGAATTCGAAAATATCTTTTTTGGTGAGATGTATCTTTTAAGTGTGAAGCTAAATGACTGGGAAGAATATATTACAGTAAAGTATGTTCAGAAATCAGACCAAGGATCTGACTTTGTGAAATTGGTAAGTCAGAATTCACATCATCAGCCAAAAGATATTCATATTTCAAAAATTTCTGCATTAGCATTAATAAAAGCAAGTATCCGTATTAATACCATGATGTAA
- a CDS encoding DUF3164 family protein, protein MNTPLTNTINPNMDLSQFSAQQLKEALNRIENKKNEERDAYKKLVAETIPKALSRLHETSEMMRNAKTETFRLFETILDLKNQVYGFKEKQMSHTFSNDKEEITIGYRINEGWDDTVTIGIEKVQNYISSLSTSKETASLVKIVFNLLKKDAKGNLKGSRVLELQKLTKEFNNEEFTDGVEIIASSFKPIRSSWFIEANRIDENGVKINIPLSMSSVDFLQGYAFNFFNQQNEQSHAA, encoded by the coding sequence ATGAATACTCCCTTAACAAACACAATCAACCCAAATATGGATTTATCTCAGTTTTCTGCACAACAATTAAAAGAGGCTCTAAATCGAATTGAAAATAAAAAAAATGAAGAAAGAGATGCTTATAAAAAACTGGTAGCAGAAACGATTCCCAAAGCACTTTCGAGACTGCATGAGACCTCTGAAATGATGCGAAATGCTAAAACAGAAACTTTTAGATTATTTGAAACTATTCTGGATTTAAAAAATCAGGTTTATGGTTTTAAAGAAAAACAAATGTCGCATACTTTCTCTAATGATAAAGAGGAAATTACGATTGGATATCGCATTAATGAAGGCTGGGACGATACTGTAACCATTGGAATTGAAAAAGTACAAAACTATATTTCGTCTCTTTCTACAAGTAAAGAAACGGCATCGCTGGTAAAAATTGTTTTCAATTTACTAAAGAAAGATGCTAAAGGTAATTTAAAAGGTTCACGAGTTCTGGAACTTCAAAAACTAACGAAAGAATTTAATAATGAAGAATTTACAGATGGGGTTGAAATTATTGCTTCGTCTTTTAAGCCTATTCGCTCAAGCTGGTTTATCGAGGCAAACAGAATTGATGAAAATGGTGTAAAAATCAATATTCCGTTGTCTATGTCGTCAGTAGATTTTTTACAGGGTTATGCTTTTAATTTTTTTAATCAGCAAAACGAGCAAAGTCATGCAGCTTAA